A stretch of Gouania willdenowi unplaced genomic scaffold, fGouWil2.1 scaffold_5_arrow_ctg1, whole genome shotgun sequence DNA encodes these proteins:
- the LOC114460684 gene encoding protein NLRC3-like — LQSRTNASQYKHELKSKLKKKFQCVSEGVANAGSPTLLKEIYAELYITEGGGGEVNQEHEVIRIETASRRSDTAERAITLEELFKAPPGRPRPIRTVMTKGVAGIGKTLLTHKFTVDWAEDKAQQEVHYTFPLTFRELNVLRGRSFSLVGLVDHFFSGSKEAGICSFQDFLVLFILDGLDECRLPLDFLSTQTQTDVSESTSVEVLLINLIRGELLPSARLWITTRPAAANQIPSECVDMVTEVRGFTDPQKEEYFRRRSTDEEQVSRIMSHIRTCRSLHIMCHIPLFCWITATVLEDMLKSREEGELPRTLTQIYSHYVVLQNKVKMVKFDGGAATDQHWSPQNREMMESLGKLAFEQLQKGKLIFYESDLRECGMDLRAASVCSGVFTQVFREESSLYQDKVFTFIHLSLQEFLAALHVHQIFISSKVNLLEHKPLNLPHSGGQPDFNLLHQSAVDEALRSPNGHLDLFLRFLLGLSLPTNQRLIQGLLTQTGSDSQTNQRTVKYIKKKLSERLSTERSINLFHCLNEVNDHSLLEQIQQYMRSGSLSTEELSPAQWSALVFILLSSQEHLDFLDLKRFSPSEEAFLKLLPVIKASKNVELSSCGLSERSCAALSSVLSSQSSSVKHLDLSNNDLQDSGVKLLCDGLKSPHCKLDSLSLSGCVITEVGGASLAAALSSNSSSVRELD, encoded by the exons ctgcagagca gaacaaatgCTTCTCAATACAAACATGAGCTGAAGTCCAAGCTGAAGAAGAagttccagtgtgtgtctgagggcgtggctaacgcaggaagtccaaccctcctgaaggagatctacgcagagctctacatcacagagggagggggtggAGAGGTCAACCAGGAACATGAGGTCATACGGATAGAAACAGCATCCAGGAGAtcagacacagcagaaagagccatcacactagaagagctctttaaagctcctcctggaagacctcgaccaatcaggacagtgatgacaaagggcgtggctggcattgggaaaacactcttaacacacaagttcactgtggactgggctgaagataaagcccagcaggaggtccactacacattcccactgaccttcagagagctgaatgtgctgagggggaggagcttcagcttggtgggacttgttgatcacttcttctctggaagcaaagaagcaggaatctgcagcttccaggacttcctggttttgttcatcttggatggtctggatgagtgtcggctccctctggacttcctcagcactcagacccagactgatgtctcagagtccacctcagtggaggttctgctgataaacctcatcagaggagaactgcttccatcagctcgcctctggataaccacacggcctgcagcagccaatcagatcccttctgagtgtgtggacatggtgacagaggtcagagggttcactgaccctcagaaggaggagtacttcaggaggaggtccacagatgaggagcaggtcagcaggatcatgtcccacatcaggacgtGTCGCAGCCTCCACATAATGTGCCACATCCCGCTAttctgctggatcactgctacagttctggaggacatgttgaagagcagagaggagggagagctgcccaggactctgactcagatctacagccactatgtggtccttcagaacaaagtcaagaTGGTGAAGTTTGATGGAGGAGCTGCCACAGATCAACACTGGAGTCCACAGAACAGGGAGATGATGGAGTCTCtgggaaaactggcttttgagcagctgcagaaaggaaagCTGATCTTCTATGAGAGTGATCTGAGAGAGTGTGGCATGGACCTCAgagcagcctcagtgtgctcaggAGTGTTCACACAGGTATTCAGAGAGGAGAGCAGCCTGTACCAGGACAAGGTGTTCACCTTCATCCACCTGAGCCTTCAGGAGTTTCTGGCTGCTCTTCATGTCCATCAGATCTTCATCAGCTCTAAAGTCAACCTGCTGGAACATAAACCACTGAACCTTCCCCATAGTGGAGGTCAGCCTGACTTTAACCTTCTCCATCAGAGTGCTGTGGACGAGGCCTTACGGAGTCCAAATGGACACTTGGACTTGTTCCTCCGCTTCCtgctgggtctttcactgccaaccaatcagaggctcatacaaggcctgctgacacagacaggaagtgactcacagaccaatcagagaacagTTAAATACATCAAGAAGAAGCTGAGTGAGAGGTTGTCCACAGAGAGAAGTATCAACCTGTTCCATTGTCTGAATGAAGTGAATGATCACTCTCTGCTGGAACAGATCCAACAGTACATGAGATCAGGAAgtctctccacagaggaactgtctcctgctcagtggtcagctctggtcttcatcttactgtcatcacaAGAACATCTGGATTTCCTTGACCTGAAAAGAttctctccttcagaggaagcttttctgaagctgctcccagtgATCAAAGCTTCCAAGAATGTTGA gttgagttcctgtggtctctcagagagaagctgtgcagctctgtcctcagtcctcagctctcagtcctccagtgtgaaacatctggacctgagtaacaatgatcttcaggattcaggagtgaagctgctgtgtgacggactgaagagtcctcactgtaaactggactctctcag tctgtcaggttgtgtcatcacagaggtgggcggggcttctctggcagcagctttgagctccaactcctccagtgtgagagagctggac